The Terriglobus roseus region CGGACCTCATGTTCCCCTTCCTTAGCGAACTGGCAGCCAAGGCCCACACCGCCATCAGCGCTTACCCCAATGCCGGCCTGCCCAACCCGTTGTCTCCCACGGGCTTCGATCTGGAACCGGAAGACATGGCACGCTTCCTCGGCGACTTCGCAAAGAATGGCCTCATCAACATTGCAGGCGGATGCTGCGGCAATACCCCCGAGCACATCGCCGCCATCGCTAAAGCGCTGGAAGGCAAGCACCCGCGTGAGTACGCATTGGAATTGGCAGGAGCACGATGATTCCGCAACGCCCCCTCCGGCTTTCCGGATCGCAACCCTTCACACAACAACCCGGTGTCTTCATTATGCTGGGCGAGCGTACCAACGTCGCGGGTTCTCCGAAGTTTGCCAAGCTCATCAAGGAAGGCAAGTACGAAGACGCCGTCGCGATCGCGCGGCAGCAGGTAGAGAACGGTGCCAACGTCATCGACATCTGCATGGACGAGGGCATGATCGACGGAGTCGCAGCGATGAGTCGCTTCCTGCAACTCCTCGCCAGCGAGCCCGAAGTAGCCAAGGTCCCCTTCATGGTGGACTCCTCTAAGTGGGAGGTCATTGAAGCTGGCCTGAAGTGCCTGCAAGGCAAAGGAATCGTCAATTCCATCTCGCTGAAGGAAGGCGAAGAGAAATTCCTGCAGAACGCACGCACCGTACGCAAATTCGGTGCTGCTGTTGTTGTGATGGCCTTTGATGAGCAGGGTCAGGCCGCAACATACGAAGACAAGATCCGCATCTGCGAACGCGCTTACCGCCTGCTTGTGGACGCTGTCCACTTCCCTCCGGAAGACATCATCTTCGACCCCAACATCCTCACCGTGGCCACAGGCATGGAGGAGCACAACAACTACGCCGTGGACTTCATCAACGCCACGCGTTGGATCAAGCAGAACCTGCCGCATGCCAAGGTGAGCGGCGGTGTCTCCAATATCTCCTTCAGCTTCCGCGGCAACAACAAGGTGCGCGAAGCGATGCACTCGGCGTTCCTCTACTACGCCATCGGTGCAGGCATGGACATGGGCATCGTCAATGCCGGCATGCTTGAGGTCTATGAAGAGATCGAGCCAGAGCTGAAGGAGCTGGTCGAAGATGTTCTGCTCAATCGCCGTCCTGATGCAACGGAACGCCTCGTGGACTTCGGCGAGAAGCTCAAGGCATCGGGATCAGCTAACACTGAGGCAGCAGAGAAGAAGGTTGAAGAGTGGCGCAGTGGCACTGTGGAAGAACGCATTGCACACGCACTGGTCAAAGGTATTGACGCATACATCGAAGCGGACACGGAAGAGGCGCGACAGAAGTTAGGGCGGCCTCTGCTCGTCATTGAAGGGCCGCTGATGGCGGGTATGAGCATCGTTGGTGACCTGTTTGGTGCGGGCAAGATGTTCCTACCGCAAGTGGTCAAGTCTGCTCGTGTGATGAAGAAGGCTGTTGCCTGGCTGACGCCTTTCATGGAGCAGGAGAAAGCCGCCCTTGCTGCAGCGGGTGTTGAGATCAAGGCGCAGGGCAAGATCGTTCTCGCCACCGTTAAGGGCGATGTCCATGACATCGGCAAGAACATCGTCGGCGTTGTGTTGGCTTGCAACAACTTCGAGGTGATCGATATGGGCGTTATGGTGCCCGCAGAGAAGATCCTCGAGCGCGCCAAGGAAGTGCGTGCTGACATCATCGGCCTCAGTGGCCTCATCACCCCGTCGCTGGACGAGATGGTGCATGTGGCGCGGGAGATGGAGCGGCAGAACTTCACCCTGCCGTTGTTGATCGGCGGCGCAACCACCAGCCGCGCGCATACTGCCATTAAGATTGCCCCGCATTACAGTCAGCCGGTGGTTCATGTCACGGATGCCAGCCGCGCCGTGCCGGTCACTACGAGCCTCCTGAGCGAGGACAGTCGAACACAGTTCATCGAGCAGCATCAGGCTGAGTACGAGGCCGTGCGCAAGGCGCATTCGGCGCCCAAGCAGCCTATGGTGCCGCTGGCTACGGCACGGGAGCGTCGGTCGCCCATTGAGTGGCGTGGTGAGGATATTGCTACGCCTGAGTTCACTGGCGTGCGCGTCCTCGACGACTTCTCCCTGGAGACGCTGCGGGAATACGTTGACTGGTCGCCCTTCTTCCACGCATGGGGCTTGAAGGGACTCTATCCGCGCATCCTGGACGACGAGAAGCAAGGTGCGGAAGCGCGTGAGCTGTTCGCTAACGGCAACAAGATGCTCGACCGCATTGTCACGGAGAAGCTGATTACTGCTCGCGGTGTTTACGGTCTCTTCCCTGCCAATGCTGTGGGTGATGATGTAGAGCTGTACACCGATGCGTCACGCAGCAAGGTTCTTACACGCTTCCACTTCCTGCGTCAGCAGGCGCATCGTGAAGGCACTGAGCCTTGCCGTTCGCTGGTGGACTTCATCGCTCCTAAGGAGACTGGTCTTCCGGATCACATCGGCGCGTTTGCCGTCACAAGCGGCATCGGCATGAAGGAACTGGTGATGAAGTTCCGCGAAGAGCATGACGATTACAGCGCGATCATGGCGGAAGCGATCGCCGATCGCCTTGCTGAAGCTTTTGCTGAAGCGCTGCACAAGCAGGTACGCGACGAGTGGGGTTATGGCCGTTGTGAAGGGCTCTCTGTGGACGACATGATCCGTGAGAAGTATCGCGGTATCCGTCCTGCACCTGGTTATCCTGCGTGCCCCGATCACACGGAGAAAGGCACCATCTGGGAGTTGCTGAACGTGCAGGAGAACACCGGCATCGAGATCACCGAGTCGTTCGCCATGTGGCCCGGATCAAGTATCAGCGGCATCTATTTCGCACATCGGGAATCGCGCTTCTTCTCGCTGGGCAAGATCGATCGCGATCAGGCTGAAGACTATGCGCAGCGTAAGAACTGGACAGTAGCGCAAGTGGAACGCTGGCTTGGACCTAACCTTGGGTACGACCCGGAGGAATAGTACCCTCCCCCTCCCCCTGTTTTTCTAAAATCGTCTTTCTATTGGGGTTAGGGATTGGGTAGCTGGAAAATCGTCTAACGATTGGGTTTAGGGACAAAATCGTCTTTCTAAAGGAGTTAGGGCCGCGCGAAAGCGCGGCCCTTTTCTCTCTGTTTCTATTTTAGTGATTTGGCAGAAATACCATGCCAACTCTATTTCTTTTATTTTGTCTAAGTTGTATGGGACAAGGACTTGACAACACTTCGTTGTCTGTCCGGTTTGACTACTCTGCGGCTACGGCAGAGTCCGGGATGCCGCGTTGTTGGAGCATGGGACCTATCTCCGGGTCGCGGCCTGCCCATTCTCGGTACAGCTCTGCGGGGTCTGCGGTGTTGCCGCGTGAGAGGACCATGTTGCGCAGGCGGTCGCCGTTGGCGCGGGTTAGGCCGCCGTTCTGTTCGAACCAGTGATAGGCGTCGCTGTCGAGCATCTCGGCCCATAGATAGGCGTAGTAGCCCGCGGCATAGCCTCCGCCAAAGATGTGGGCGAAGTAGGTGGAACGGTAGCGCGGCGGGACGAGCGCGAAATCCACGCCCTTCTCTGCCAGAGCCTTCGCCTCAAATTCGTCCGCCTGTTGGGCGCACTCGCTGGACGGCAGGGTGTGCCACTGAAGATCAACTTCCGCTGCGGCAAGCACCTCTGTCAGAGCGTGGCCACCGTTGAAGTTCTTTGTTGCCTTCAGCTTAGCCTGCAACTTCTCAGGCATTGCTTCACCCGTCTGCCAGTGCTTCGCGTAGTTTGCAAACACAACGGGATACGAGGCCCAGTGCTCGTTGAACTGCGAGGGGAATTCCACGAAATCGCGCGGTACGGATGTTCCGCTGAGCGATGGGTACATGACATCGCTCAACATGCCGTGGAGTGCGTGGCCGAACTCGTGGAAGAGTGTGTTCACTTCGTCGCTGTCAATGAGCGATGGCCGGCCGTCTACGGGCTTGGTGTAATTGCACACGTTGGTGATGATGGGCGCGTAACCCAACAGCTTGGATTGCGTGAGGAGTGAACTCATCCATGCGCCACCGCGCTTGGAGTCGCGACGGTAGAAGTCGCAATACAGAAGCGAGAGGTGCGAGCCGTCTTGATTGAAGACTTCGTAGGTGACGACGTCAGGATGATAGACGGGCAGGTCTGTGCGCTTGGCAAAGGTGATGCCGTAGAGTTCCGTTGCGGCAAACAGCACGCCGTCTTCAAAGACGCGGTTCAGATCGAAGTACTGCTTTACCTCATCTTCATTGATGTCGTACTTCGCCTTGCGCACCAGCTCTGCGTAGAAGGCCCAGTCCCACGGCTCCAACGCAAACTCGCTCCCGATCAGTTCCTGCATTGCCGCCGCTTCTGCCTTTGCGCCAACGAGCGCAGCAGGAACGAGGTTATCGAGGAAGGCAATGGCAGCGTGCGGTGTGCGCGCCATCTGATCGCTCAGCTTCCACGCTGCATAGTTTTCATAACTAAGCATGCGTGCGCGCTGGGCGCGGAGTTGTGCCAGCCGAGCGACCATTTCGCGTGTATCGCTTGTATTGCCCTTTTCTGCACGCAACAGTGAGGCCTGCCACAGTGCCTGGCGTGTTTCGCGGTTCTTCAGCGATGTCAAAGCGGGCTGCTGCGTGGTGTTCTGCAGCGTGAGATAAAAGCCCTCCAACTCGCGGCTCTTTGCGGCTTCTGCTGCTTCTGCGATTTCTGCGTCGCTCAGACCATCCAGTTCTTCGCGTGTGGCAACCTGCAGGCCGCCTTCCTTCATTGCGGCCAACACGCAGTTAATGAACTTTGCCTGAAGGGTGGACTGTTCCTGATTGAGCGCCTTCAGTGTGTTCTTGTCGGGATCGCTTAGCAATGCACCGGACTTCACAAAGCCGTCGTAAGTAAGCTCAAGCAAACGAAGCGATTCTGCATCGAGCGAGAGGGATTCGCGCTGGTCATACACAGCCTTCACGCGTGAAAACAGACGCTCATCGAGATTGATGCTGTCGCTATGCGCTGCGAGCCTGGGCGCTACTTCCTGCTGCAACTGTTGCAGGGTTGCATTGGTATCTGCACCGGACACGGCGTAAAACGCATGCGCTACGCGGTTCAGCAACTCGCCGGTTTTCTCAAGCTCGACAATCGTGTTCTGAAACGACGGAGCTTCTGCGTTCGCGATGATTGCGTCAACCTCAGACCGCGCCTGCGCCATTCCCGTTTCAAATGCGGGCATGTAATGTTCGTCGCGGATCAGGTCAAAGGGCGGAGCATAAAACGGCAGCGTGCTTGCGGCAAAGAATGGGTTGTTACTGTCAAAAACATCAGTGGAAGCCGAAATTGCCTCCGAACCTTGCTTATCAGTCATGGAATGCCTCAACAGAAATCTAACAATTTTTGATGGTTGAATTCGTTATGAAAGTGCTACCTTGCGCACAACGGAGGACGCCCATGGCACAGGATCTTCGCACGTTCACGCACCGCTGGTTTGATGACGTTTGGAATGACTACAAAGAAGCGTCGCTGGATGAGATGCTTTCTCGCGACGTGGTCTGCTATGACTTTCCTGACGTTGGTAAAACTGTGGGATTTGATGATTTCAAGAAGACTGTCGAACACTTCCACGCGAATTTCAGCAACATTCACGTGGTGGTGGATGACGTGATTGTGGAAGGCAACAGGGTGGCCAGTCGATGGCATGTGAGTATGACGCATACTGGCGAAGGGCTGGGCTTCTCACCCACGGGAAGAACGATTGCCTTCAACGGAATCAGCTGGGTAGAGATTCAGGACGGAAAAATAATGAAAGGGTGGAACGGTTTTGACCTGACCCACCCTATCTCAACTCTGAAAGCTCTTTCGACAGCTATCGCTCAGACACACTGATTATGACAGCAACTCGACTTGATCTTCGCTGCTGCCGGGCTTCAATGCGCCTGCTGGGGTCGGCATTAGCAGATCTTCCTTACGCATGACAAGGTTGGTCGCGTTGAGGCTTGCCAGCTCAAATCCATGGCCATGCGTAATGGCGTCGGTGGGGCACGCTTCAACGCAGTAACCGCAGAAGATGCAGCGGTTGTAGTCGATGTTGTAAACCTTCGCGTAGCGCTCGGCTGAGGAGATGCGCTGTTCCTCAGTGTTCTCTGCTGCCTCGATGTAAATGCAGTTCGATGGGCAGGCCGCGGCGCACAGGAAGCAGGCTACGCACTTTTCCAGACCGTTTTCGTCGCGCTGAAGCTGGTGCTTGCCGCGGAAACGCTCCTGGAAGATGGCGCCGCGCATTGGTCCCGGACCGTCGGGGTAGTTCTCAACCTCAGACGGTTGCAGCATCTCTTTGAAAGTGATGCTCATGCCCTTGGCAATGCCGGCAATGTTCTTCACGACTGACATGGCTTGAGTATACGATGCCTGCTCCGTTAGTGTTCTCTCTATGGCATCTTTGCGTACCGTTCTTGCCGTCCTGATCGCGTTTTCGCCCGTAGTCGCCGCCGCACAGAAAGAAAATCCGGCACTGCGCCCCTACGAATCCTGCTCGTTCCCTGATGGCCTTTCCGTTACGGACGTCCAGCCCATGCCGCCGGACGTGCGGGATCGCCCGGCAAAGACGAAGCAGGGTGAAAAGAGCGTTCCGCTGCTGGCCGGTCGCCGCATCACGTTTTCCTACCCCGGAGCCGACCCGTATGTCAGCGTGAAAGTGGAGCAGCTGCCGCCGGACAACTATGCCCTCAACAAGCGCTATCTGCTGGAAGATTTTGACGACATTGTGGCTTCAGACAAGGGCGTTGCGAAGAACACCACACGCCCTGCCCGCATCAGCGCCTTCAACGTTACGGGGTTGGATCGCAAAGCGATTTCGGGCAACACGCTGGGCATCTACATGCTGATGGATGACACGACTCATGTGGTGTCGACGATTTACCTGCTGAACCCGAAGCAGAGCCACATCAAGACGATTGAAGACTACTCTCGCCAGCGCGATACGTTTCTTTACAACTACACACGATGCATTCGGAATAACCAGAATGGTGTTCTGTTTGGGGTGTCGAAATGATGAAGTCTGCGGTGCTTTCCTGCGCGTTGCTGAGTGCTTTCCTGCCCCCAGTGTCGCAAAGCGGTATGGCGATGAACAAGCCTGCGGCACAGCCTTCTACTTCGCTGACGGTGACGGGGCTTTCGGGTACGTCGAAGACGCTTTCACCTGCGGATTTCAAGGCGTTGCCGCATGTCACGGTGAACGTCCACAACGTTCATACGAACAAGGACGAGAGCTACTCTGGCGTTGCGGTGAAGGATTTGCTGGCGATGGTTGCGCCTGCGAAGGGTGAGGGGCCGAAGGTGTCGGGCAATATGACGCTGATCATTGCCGGTGCTACGGATGGCTTTCAGGTGGCCATCACGCTTTGTGACACCAATCCGGATTGCCGCAATGGTCAGAGCATTGTTGCGGATGCGCTGGATGGTGCGGCGCTGACGCAGGATGGTGCGTTCAAGCTGGTTCTGTCGGAAGACAAGCGGCCTGCGCGCTGGGCTCGTAATTTGCAATCGCTGACGGTGAAGGCGGCTCAGTAGCGTTACTGCTGCGCGGCCCCGGCTGGCCCAGGCGTGGCCGCAGCCTGCGGTATTGCCGCATCGGGTTGAGGGCCGTTGGCAGGCGGCGTTGTCGCAGGTGCGGTAGTTGCGCTTGCGGGAGTGGCGCTCCTTCGCGGCGACGGTGGCACGATCGCGGTCACTGTGCTGACGACATCTGGATCATCGCGGAGCTTGAGGTACAGCGTGTGGTTGTCCGCGGGGCGAGGTACGGAGATGGAGTCGCCAGCGAAGCCCAGGGGAACTTCCGTTTCGTTCTGGAAACTGTTGTCGGTGGCGACAGAACCCAGCAGATACAGGTCTTTGCCGTTGATCTGGCATCCGGGGTCGTTAGGATCTTCTTTCGGTGTGGCACGTGTGCAGGTCACGCCTGTGATCACGGGAGTGCGCACGAGCGTTCCGAGGGGAATCCAGTCGCCTGTGGTTCCGTCGTTACCGACAGCGCGCACCTGGATGGGACCGAAGGCGGACGGGCCGAAGGTCTTGGCGGGCGTCAGGAAGGCGAGGGCCGTGTGGCTGTCCTGCAGGACGACAGAGCCGTCGGCGAGGGACAGGGTGGCTTTCAACGAACCGTCAGTCAATGCCACTTCAATCTTTTCGCTGCGGGGAAAGCGTTCCGGGAAACGAGAACGAAGGGCAAGCGTCAACTTGGCGTTGAGGGGGATGGCGTCCTCGCTGCTGAGAGTCAACGGGATGCCGGAGCCGCTGTCGGCCTTTAAGGTCTTGCGGAGGAGGTCTAATGCGGGCCGCGCCGTGTCTACGCTGTACGACACGGGGAGCGTGCGGCCATCGGCCAGTTTCGCTTCCGCGGTGCCACTGTCGCCGGAGATGAAGGCAACGGGCTTGGTGTGGGTATCAGCTAGCTGCTTGCCCTGCTCGCGGACGAGTTGGAGAGATTTGCCGTCGGCTGAAGGGCCGTCCGGGCTGGGCTTGTAGTCCGAGCCTGCAATCTTGACGGAGACAATGCCGCCCAAGCCTGTGCCCGCAAGCATGGCGGCGGTGTCGCCCGCGTGGATGCGGATGGCCTCAAGACGTGTCTTGTCGGAATAAGCGGTTACGGCGACCTTCTCCACGTCAGGCGTGCCAAACTGCTTCACCAGAAGATGGACGCTGCCGGGTGCGGCCTTCTCAAGGGGCACGCTCACCTGGAGAACGTTCTTACGGTCCGCCGCCTGCTTCCACTTGAGGGGACTATCGTGTCCTCCCTGATCGAGGGCGATGGTGGATGCGCAGGCCGTTCCATCGGCGTGGAGGCGGAGCTGGTTCTCGCGGCCGGTGAACAGGTCAGACTGTTCTGCGGCGGTCCAACCGCCACCAGGAAGCCGCTGTAGCGGCACTGTGACGCCCGAGAACGTGTCGAAGCCCCACATTCCCTGCAGCGTACCCGTGATCTGCATCGGGCCGTCCTTGTCGGCAATGAGAGGCATTGTGGTGGTGGTGTCTGGAGCCGACTGCGATGCAGGCTTTTCGTGTGATGCATCGGCATCGCGTGCTTCTGGAGCTGCTACTGGCAGAGGCTTGCGACCGCGTGCTTCTGTCAGCATCAGACCACCTTCAAAGGCGTCCGCGATCAGAGGCAGGTCGGTCTTGCCGTTCAACGTCGCGCCATCGTTCAGGTGCAGATGGAGATCATGCGCGAAGCTGGTGGCATACACCAGAGGTGCGCCTTCCAACGGCAACACCATCCTGGGCTGCAACAGGCAGGAGACGTGAGCCACATCCTGCAGACGCAGCGGCGGCGCAACGGAAGATTGGATTGCCGGCAGGGCAACCACGATTACAGACTTCGGATTATGAAACGACGGCGCGGTATTCAGACGGAGATTGAGCGACTCTTCATCCGGAAACGCTATGGCGGGGATGTACTGAAAGTGCGCGGTATGGATGCCGCTCATGAGCCGCACCAGATCAATGACTGTGCCGACGTATGCGGAGTACATGCCCGCACCGTTCGCGGTGGCCATCGGCGTTCCTGCAACGGCGCCGATCAGGTTTGCGGTGTCACCAGAAGTCAGAGCAGACGCCAGTGTCTGCCCGTGGCCGTCATCCAACAGCAGTTGAGTGCCCGTCTGCCGCAGGCAGGCCATCTGTTGATCTGCGGGCTTCTTAAAGCAGTCGTCATTCGGCTTCAGGTTCAGCGTTGCTGCGAGTTTCTTGGAATGATCCAGCAACTGGTCTGAGGAGCCTTCGGAGACACGCTGCAGCGCCTGCATATAACGCTCGATGCGTGCCTGTTCAAAGGAAGCTTCGTTCAAGTCTTGCGAGGCGCGGACAAACGTGCCGGGACGCCCTGTGACTGCTGACTTCAGAGTGGAGAAATCGCCGCCAGTCTCAGGTGCGAGGAAGATCAGCGCCTGCTGCGCTTCCTGCGGCACGGCAACCGTAACGCCTTCAGCAAACCGCTTGTCCCAGGTTTTGAGTTCCGTGAACCAATTGTCCGGCGGAGGGTTCGTGCTGCCACGGAGAAACGCCACGATAAGAATCATGCGGACAGACTGCGTTCGTGGCAGGTCCGCGTGAATGGTGAGCTTGTCGCCCGCCTGAAGATTCGGCACCATCGCAATGGGCAGGGACTGTTCGCCGCGCTGCACATGCACGCTGATACTGGGTCCGGTTAAATCAAAACGACTGGCTGCCTGTCCCATCGCCGCGGCACATGACACCGCGACCGCTGCAAGGTGCAGCGCGATGCGAACTCCCAGGCGAAATCTTCTTTTCAAGCGTTGCGACATCCTCTGGCTTTAGACGGCAAAGGTTCCAGAAGCGTCGCTTACTACGCCTCTGCGGGTAAACTCGTCAGGCAACAATACCTGTCCTTACATCGCTACGGTCCAACGAATCAATGGCTTCCGCACCGGATGCGGATGCCGGTACGCCACCAAGCGGCAGGAAGATGCGGAATGTGGTTCCCCCGCCCTGTCCTTCGCGCGCTTTACGGCTTCGTACCTGGATTCTGCCGTGATGGCGATCCACAATCTCCTTTGAAACCCATAACCCTAAACCAGTTCCGGTGACTCCCTTGGTTGAGAAGAATGGCTCAAAAAGATGATCGATCGTCTCCTGATCCATGCCGCTTCCGGTATCGGAAATGGTTAGGATGAGTCCCTTTGTTCCCGTCACCTGATCATTCGCCTCCGCTGTGCGGATCACCAAACGTCCACCAGAAGGCATGGCATCAATCGCGTTCCCCAGCAGATTGACGATCACCTGTCGCACTTCGCCCTCGTAAGCAAAGAGCGGCTGCGTGCTGCGGAAACGTTTGCTAATCGTTACGCTCTGACGACGGATGCGGGATTCAAACAACGCCACCACCGTTTCAACCAACTCTCCCGGTTCAGTATGCACAGGGCGGCTGGATTGACGATGAAAACGAAGTGTCTGAACGGTGATCTGAGCGACGCGATCAAGTTCCTTCTGCGCCATCTCCAGATAGGAACGTCCCATCTCGTCCATCTGCGATTGCTGTACGAGATACAGGCAGTTCGTAATGGCTGCGAGAGGGTTATTAATCTCATGCGCGATGGACGCGGCTAAGCGACCTGCGACAGCCAGCTTCTCTGTCCTTCGCAGAACCTCTTCACTCTTTTTCTGATGACGAAGATCCGCGATGAACACAGCGATTTCGCGATTCTCTTCTGTTCGATTGACGCCTTCGCGATCGAGAAAGGTCAAACCGACGAGAGTTTCGATCTGTTCACCGGAAGCGGTCAGGCAGACGAACTCGAAGGGCTCTTTCATCTCATCGCTGTTGAGCGCGATAAACGACTTCTGCAGCCCTGGAAGGATATTCATCAAGCTGATCGTGCCGGTCATGAGTTCGACTTCGCCGTATCCAAGCAGACGAACAGCAGCATCGTTTGCGTAAGTGATACGGCCGGAACTCTGGCCGATCAACAGACCAAGGGGCATTGCGTCCACCAGCCGGTGGAAACGCATCTCTGCAAGTTCAAGCGCACGTTCAGCGGCGACGCGGGAGCGCCGTGCGGCAGCCTCGCGGAGTTCACGCTCAAGCACTGGAACCAATCGCGCGAGATTCTGCTTTGTAACGTAGTCCTGTGCGCCACGACGCATCGACTCCACGGCAGTCTCTTCCGAGATTGCACCGGACATCATGACGAACGGGAGATCGAATCCGCTCTGGCGAACCAGGTCCAATGCTTCCGGTCCACTGAAGCGGGGAAGGTTGTAATCCGCAATGACAACATCAGGCGGATGCGCAGCGATTGCTGCAGACATCTCTTCCGCCGTTTCGACACGCGTCACCAACGGCGCAAATCCATTGCGCTTCAGGAAACGTTCCAACAGGGCTGCATCGTCCTGGTTGTCTTCCACCAGCAGCAGCGATATGCGCCTTGCCTCTAGCTCAGGGGTGGGCATTCGTTCAACACCAGCCAGTACATACCAAGCTGACGGGTGGCCTCCGCAAAGTCAGTGAAGTTCACAGGCTTGCGGATGTAGCTATTCACTCCGAGCTTGTAACTGCGCACCACATCGCGTTCTTCATCAGAGGACGTAAGAACGACAACGGGCAACATGCGTGTGGAGTCATCCTCGCGAATGCGACGCAGCACCTCAAGGCCCTCGACCTTCGGCAGCTTCAGATCAAGCAGTACGAGCTGAGGACGCACCGCTCCAGGCCCGAAGAGCGCATCCAGCGCTTCCTCGCCATCACGCGCCACACGCACCTCATTCACGATGTTGCTCTTCTTGAGAGCACGAATGGTGAGGAGCTCGTGGTCGGGATCGTCTTCTACAAGGAGGATGGAACGGCTAGTTTCGGGCATGGGTGTCATCCTAACGTAAACCAGAAGGTTGCGCCATGGTCCACGGTACTGTCTGCCCAGATGCGGCCGTGGTGACGGCGGATTACACGCGCGACCGTGGCAAGACCAATGCCTGAGCCCTTGAAATCCTTGTCGCCATGCAAGCGATTGAAGGCATTGAACAGTTTGTCGGCGTAATGCATGTCAAAGCCCGCACCGTTGTCCGTGACACGCCATGCCTTTTTCTCTGCGTCCCAACCAAAGGAAATCTCCGCGTGTTCCTTGCGCGAAGTAAACTTCACCGCGTTTCCGAGAAGATTTTCCAGCGCAACCTGCACCAGTTTTGGATCGGCCTGCGCCTCTGGGCCGGAAGTAACAGTAAAAGTGATATCCCTGTCGGGATTTTCTTCTTTCAATACGCTGATGACGCTCTCTGCAATCTCTGAGGGCACAACGGTCTCTCGGACGAGATCTGCTCGCGTGATTCGGGAGAGCTGCAACAAAGCATCAATCAACTGGCCCATGCGCTGCACGCCGGTGCGCACACGACGGATGTAGTCTCGGCCAGTTTCATCGACGACCTCGGAATAATCCTCCATGAGAGCCAATGAAAAACCGTCGATGGTTCGGAGCGGTGCACGGAGATCATGCGATACGGAGTAAGAGAATGCTTCCAATTCCCTATTGGTGCTTTCCAGTTCTGCTGTGCGCTCCTGGACTCGCTGCTCGAGTTCTGCGTTGAGGACACGGACTTCTTCTGCGGATCGCTCTGCTTCCGCCTTGGAACGAACGGCGTCTTCCTTTGCCTGCTCTGCAGCGAGGCGCTGTTCGCGTTCCTGCCCGAAATACCACGTGACCGATCCGATCATGAGCAGATCAAGAACGCAGGCGAGGCCGATTGCGAACATGGTTCGCACACCGCTTTGGTGTACTTCAATCGCGCGATTGGCGAGCAGCTTGCGCTCTTCGTTTTCCATGGAGGTGAGCAACAACCGTGCGCGTCGCATCTCCGCTTCACCCTCACCAGAATTGACTAGAACCAATGTGGCATCCAGCCCGGATGATTTCCGAACGTTCAACATGTCCTGCAGCAAGCCCATGCGACGCCCCACGGTGCCACGCAGAGCTTCCAGGTTTTTCTGTTGTTCCGGGTTGTCTACCGTGAGATCACGGAAGATCTCTAATTGCTGAGGAAGTTCGGTCTGAGCAGAGCGGTAAGGAGCGAGCATGGACTCGCGCTCTGGCGCCATGACATAGCCGCGCACGGAGCCTTCCGCGTCGTCCAGGAGCTGCATCACGCGCTCTTCCTGGCCGATGACCTCCCATGTATGCGCCAGCCAGGCTTCGCTTTCCATCAGCGATCGAACCGCCGACACAGCGAACCATGTATTCAATCCAACAACGACGAGCGCCGCAAACAGCGCAAGGGGGACTATCGAACGGGACGACCGCGCAGGCATATTCCACACATTGTAACGGGGTGCTGCGGGTCGAGCGGTATGCGCTACTATGCGTCAAACAATCCGCTCGTTCCGGAATCTTGGAAGGATACACATTCAAAAAGAAGGCCGCAGCTTGGTGGCTGCGGCCCTTGGATGGAGTG contains the following coding sequences:
- the metH gene encoding methionine synthase, which codes for MIPQRPLRLSGSQPFTQQPGVFIMLGERTNVAGSPKFAKLIKEGKYEDAVAIARQQVENGANVIDICMDEGMIDGVAAMSRFLQLLASEPEVAKVPFMVDSSKWEVIEAGLKCLQGKGIVNSISLKEGEEKFLQNARTVRKFGAAVVVMAFDEQGQAATYEDKIRICERAYRLLVDAVHFPPEDIIFDPNILTVATGMEEHNNYAVDFINATRWIKQNLPHAKVSGGVSNISFSFRGNNKVREAMHSAFLYYAIGAGMDMGIVNAGMLEVYEEIEPELKELVEDVLLNRRPDATERLVDFGEKLKASGSANTEAAEKKVEEWRSGTVEERIAHALVKGIDAYIEADTEEARQKLGRPLLVIEGPLMAGMSIVGDLFGAGKMFLPQVVKSARVMKKAVAWLTPFMEQEKAALAAAGVEIKAQGKIVLATVKGDVHDIGKNIVGVVLACNNFEVIDMGVMVPAEKILERAKEVRADIIGLSGLITPSLDEMVHVAREMERQNFTLPLLIGGATTSRAHTAIKIAPHYSQPVVHVTDASRAVPVTTSLLSEDSRTQFIEQHQAEYEAVRKAHSAPKQPMVPLATARERRSPIEWRGEDIATPEFTGVRVLDDFSLETLREYVDWSPFFHAWGLKGLYPRILDDEKQGAEARELFANGNKMLDRIVTEKLITARGVYGLFPANAVGDDVELYTDASRSKVLTRFHFLRQQAHREGTEPCRSLVDFIAPKETGLPDHIGAFAVTSGIGMKELVMKFREEHDDYSAIMAEAIADRLAEAFAEALHKQVRDEWGYGRCEGLSVDDMIREKYRGIRPAPGYPACPDHTEKGTIWELLNVQENTGIEITESFAMWPGSSISGIYFAHRESRFFSLGKIDRDQAEDYAQRKNWTVAQVERWLGPNLGYDPEE
- a CDS encoding M3 family metallopeptidase codes for the protein MTDKQGSEAISASTDVFDSNNPFFAASTLPFYAPPFDLIRDEHYMPAFETGMAQARSEVDAIIANAEAPSFQNTIVELEKTGELLNRVAHAFYAVSGADTNATLQQLQQEVAPRLAAHSDSINLDERLFSRVKAVYDQRESLSLDAESLRLLELTYDGFVKSGALLSDPDKNTLKALNQEQSTLQAKFINCVLAAMKEGGLQVATREELDGLSDAEIAEAAEAAKSRELEGFYLTLQNTTQQPALTSLKNRETRQALWQASLLRAEKGNTSDTREMVARLAQLRAQRARMLSYENYAAWKLSDQMARTPHAAIAFLDNLVPAALVGAKAEAAAMQELIGSEFALEPWDWAFYAELVRKAKYDINEDEVKQYFDLNRVFEDGVLFAATELYGITFAKRTDLPVYHPDVVTYEVFNQDGSHLSLLYCDFYRRDSKRGGAWMSSLLTQSKLLGYAPIITNVCNYTKPVDGRPSLIDSDEVNTLFHEFGHALHGMLSDVMYPSLSGTSVPRDFVEFPSQFNEHWASYPVVFANYAKHWQTGEAMPEKLQAKLKATKNFNGGHALTEVLAAAEVDLQWHTLPSSECAQQADEFEAKALAEKGVDFALVPPRYRSTYFAHIFGGGYAAGYYAYLWAEMLDSDAYHWFEQNGGLTRANGDRLRNMVLSRGNTADPAELYREWAGRDPEIGPMLQQRGIPDSAVAAE
- a CDS encoding ester cyclase, which encodes MAQDLRTFTHRWFDDVWNDYKEASLDEMLSRDVVCYDFPDVGKTVGFDDFKKTVEHFHANFSNIHVVVDDVIVEGNRVASRWHVSMTHTGEGLGFSPTGRTIAFNGISWVEIQDGKIMKGWNGFDLTHPISTLKALSTAIAQTH
- the nuoI gene encoding NADH-quinone oxidoreductase subunit NuoI, which translates into the protein MERTLTEQASYTQAMSVVKNIAGIAKGMSITFKEMLQPSEVENYPDGPGPMRGAIFQERFRGKHQLQRDENGLEKCVACFLCAAACPSNCIYIEAAENTEEQRISSAERYAKVYNIDYNRCIFCGYCVEACPTDAITHGHGFELASLNATNLVMRKEDLLMPTPAGALKPGSSEDQVELLS